One genomic window of Etheostoma spectabile isolate EspeVRDwgs_2016 chromosome 5, UIUC_Espe_1.0, whole genome shotgun sequence includes the following:
- the LOC116689055 gene encoding ecto-ADP-ribosyltransferase 5 isoform X2, with amino-acid sequence MAMMVVLAAVLLSYGVSTGNAMMPSKPGAVAGENSELPLDMAKNSVDDMYDKCKDKMKEKATRYLENEKNKDKKFKEVWDSTEEYVLNNFNEGKTDLLEKYQLVALYYYTSGKNNAYRDFNDKVRTQRPEYKTNFGYHALHFHLTTAIQTLQKERKMNKKCLTGYRRVNLYFSQDVQNKEIRFGAFTSASTEGYLNKNKFGDKSCFEILTCMGADISHYSKFKESEVLIPPYEVFKVVKIKKRTKQKPDLPCEVVYKVESTRSFSNLNCTLVTK; translated from the exons TGCTTCTCTCTTACGGAGTCTCTACAGGAAACGCAATG ATGCCCAGTAAACCTGGTGCTGTTGCTGGGGAAAACAGTGAGCTTCCACTGGACATGGCTAAAAACTCTGTTGACGACATGTACGATAAGTGCAAAGATAAAATGAAGGAGAAGGCAACACGGTACCTGGAGAATGAgaagaacaaagacaaaaagttcAAAGAAGTCTGGGACAGCACAGAGGAATATGTACTCAATAACTTTAATGAAGGGAAAACCGATTTACTAGAAAAGTATCAGCTTGTAGCTCTTTATTATTACACTTCTGGCAAAAACAACGCGTATCGTGATTTTAACGATAAAGTTCGAACCCAGAGACCTGAGTATAAGACCAACTTTGGGTATCACGCACTTCACTTTCACTTGACTACTGCCATTCAAACtcttcaaaaagaaagaaagatgaataaaaaatgtcTCACTGGCTACCGTAGAGTTAACTTGTACTTCAGCCAAGATGTTCAAAACAAAGAGATTCGATTTGGCGCTTTCACCTCAGCCTCAACGGAGGGTTACCTCAACAAAAATAAGTTCGGAGACAAGTCATGCTTTGAGATTCTCACGTGCATGGGAGCAGATATCTCCCATTATTCTAAATTTAAGGAATCAGAAGTGCTGATTCCTCCCTATGAGGTCTTTAAAGTTGTAAAGATAAAGAAGAGGACAAAGCAGAAGCCAGATCTTCCATGTGAGGTAGTCTACAAAGTGGAGAGTACACGCTCTTTTTCCAACTTGAATTGTACTCTTGTTACGAAGTAA
- the hira gene encoding protein HIRA isoform X1, producing MKLLKPSWVSHNGKPIFSVDIHPDGTKFATGGQGEDSGKVMIWNMAPVLREDDEKNENIPKMLCQMDNHLACVNCVRWSNNGLYLASGGDDKLVMVWKRAAFIGPSTVFGSSSKLANVEQWRCVTILRNHTGDVMDVAWSPHDVWLASCSVDNTIVIWNARKFPEMVTWLRGHTGLVKGLTWDPVGKYIASQADDHSLRVWRTMDWQMEANITKPFSECGGTTHVLRLSWSPDGQYLVSAHAMNNSGPTAQIVERDGWKTNMDFVGHRKAVTVVKFNPKIFKKKQKNGSAPKPGCPYCCCAVGSKDRSLSVWLTSLKRPLVVIHDLFDKSIMDISWTLTGLGMLVCSMDGTVAYLDFSLDELGDPLNEEEKNSIHQNIYGKSLAITSTEAQLSTTIIENPEMLKYQQERQNSAQANSGPGSTGPESSAPKLNSVMNGESLEDIRKNLLKKQVETRTADGRRRITPLCIAQLDTGDFSPALFNSAPILPSGSSMSNQLTPQLSSDSSPGQATSLGLRPSHDPMLTSPPPNSTAKGLEDNKEGLKASLLLTSASKIEPMKALDSRFTERSKATPGVTAAISSITGLTPLDSRPKDGISALKDVKTKDETSSDSEDKMASINKNLSFSKRKPEMLMDGGEVVEKRKKGRPRKDKMAAPMAQPFTQIISPAEREPSRVAAPPAPPAALKLPTPSIKKAFSLQVSMEPSVFLEVENEVSLVAGSKLSQLRCSRDGRDWNTLLPSSVVTAAGSSDVIAVACQDRMLSVFSSCGRRLLPAIQLPAPVSALHCTAHFVMALTAGATLSVWDVQKQKALVKNESLLTILSGADTTVSQSLLTQQGVPVIGLSNGKSYCFSSSLETWTLIADKGDSLVQCADFRSCLPTQDALVSPGPLAVMQGRNLNAGRLASRLSSTPHHLQQSMTMAFLENQLASALTLQSAQEYRYWLLIYARFLVNEGSEYRLRELCKELLGPVHKSAATAWEPTTLGLRKRELLREVLPVIVENLRFQRLFTEYQDQLELLRNK from the exons GCAAACCCATATTTTCAGTTGACATCCACCCTGATGGGACAAAATTTGCAACTGGTGGGCAAG GAGAGGATTCTGGCAAGGTGATGATCTGGAACATGGCCCCAGTCCTTAGAGAGGATGACGAGAAGAATGAGAATATTCCCAAAATGCTGTGCCAGATGGACAATCACCTAG CCTGTGTGAACTGTGTGCGCTGGTCCAACAACGGGCTGTACCTGGCGTCAGGAGGAGACGACAAGCTGGTCATGGTGTGGAAGAGAGCTGC ATTCATCGGTCCAAGCACAGTGTTTGGGTCGAGCAGTAAGCTGGCCAATGTGGAGCAGTGGCGGTGTGTTACCATCCTGAGGAACCACACTGGAG aTGTGATGGACGTGGCTTGGTCTCCACATGACGTGTGGCTGGCCTCCTGCAGCGTGGACAACACCATTGTCATCTGGAACGCTCGCAAATTTCCAG AGATGGTGACATGGCTGCGAGGACACACTGGGTTGGTTAAAGGTCTGACGTGGGATCCGGTGGGGAAATACATCGCCTCCCAGGCCGACGACCACAGCCTTAGAGTGTGGAGGACCATGGACTGGCAGATGGAGGCCAACATCACCAAGCCCTTCAGCGAG TGCGGCGGGACGACCCATGTCCTGCGTCTCTCCTGGTCTCCAGATGGCCAGTACCTGGTATCAGCTCACGCCATGAACAACTCCGGTCCCACTGCACAGATCGTAGAGAGAGACGGCTGGAAGACTAATATGGACTTTGTGGGCCACCGTAAAGCTGTCACTGTGGTG AAATTCAACCCAAAGATTTTtaagaagaaacagaagaacGGCAGCGCTCCAAAACCCGGCTGTCCGTATTGCTGCTGCGCTGTCGGCAGCAAAGACCGATCGCTCTCCGTCTGG CTGACCTCTCTGAAGCGTCCCCTGGTGGTCATCCACGATCTGTTTGATAAATCAATAATGGACATTTCCTG GACTCTGACAGGTCTGGGGATGTTAGTGTGTTCGATGGACGGCACTGTGGCCTACCTGGACTTCTCGCTGGATGAACTGGGAGACCCACTGAACGAGGAGGAGAAG AACAGCATCCATCAGAACATTTATGGTAAGAGTCTGGCTATAACCAGCACCGAGGCTCAGCTCTCCACCACCATCATCGAAAACCCAGAGATGCTCAAATACCAGCAGGAGCGACAGAACTCGGCCCAGGCCAACTCGGGGCCAGGAAGCACCGGGCCCGAATCCTCAGCCCCCAAACTCAACAGTGTGATGAACGGAGAGTCTTTGGAGGACATCCGGAAG AACCTTCTGAAGAAGCAGGTGGAGACGAGAACCGCAGACGGCAGAAGACGAATCACACCGCTCTGCATCGCTCAGCTGGACACGGG GGATTTCTCGCCGGCGCTGTTCAACAGCGCTCCCATCCTGCCCTCGGGCTCCTCCATGTCCAACCAGCTCACCCCCCAGCTCAGCTCCGACTCCAGCCCAGGACAGGCCACTTCTCTGGGGCTTAGGCCCAGTCATGACCCAATGCTCACCTCGCCTCCACCCAACAGCACCGCCAAGGGGCTCGAAGACAACAAGGAGGG TTTGAAGGCCAGCCTTCTGCTCACTTCTGCATCCAAGATCGAGCCAATGAAAGCTTTGGACTCCAGGTTCACGGAGCGGTCGAAGGCCACACCGGGGGTCACAGCCGCCATCTCCTCCATTACTGGACTCACGCCTCTAGACAG CAGGCCAAAAGACGGCATCTCAGCCCTGAAAGACGTAAAAACGAAAGATGAAACCAGCAGTGACAGCGAGGACAAGATGGCCTCCATCAACAAAAACTTGTCGTTCAGTAAGAGGAAACCTGAGATGCTGATGGATGGAGGAGAGGTggtggagaagaggaaaaagggacGGCCTAGGAAAGACAAGATGGCTGCACCCATGGCCCAACCCTTCACGCAG ATAATTTCTCCAGCAGAGCGGGAACCCAGCAGGGTGGCAGCTCCTCCCGCTCCTCCAGCTGCTCTCAAACTACCAACGCCCAGTATAAAGAAGGCCTTCAGTCTGCAG gtgagcATGGAGCCGTCAGTGTTCCTTGAGGTGGAGAACGAGGTGTCGCTGGTTGCGGGTTCAAAGCTCAGCCAGCTGCGATGCTCCAGAGACGGACGAGACTGGAACACACTACTGCCTAGCTCAGTGGTCACTGCCGCAGGGAGCAG TGACGTTATCGCAGTTGCCTGTCAGGACAGGATGTTGTCGGTGTTCTCTTCCTGTGGGCGGCGGCTCCTTCCTGCCATCCAGCTGCCCGCGCCGGTGTCAGCTCTGCACTGCACCGCCCACTTCGTCATGGCCCTGACAGCTGGAGCGACGCTGTCCGTCTG GGACGTTCAGAAACAAAAGGCTCTGGTGAAGAACGAGTCCCTGCTGACTATTTTATCTG GTGCAGATACCACAGTGTCTCAGTCTCTGCTGACCCAGCAGGGAGTTCCAGTCATTGGACTATCCAACGGGAAGTCCTACTGCTTCAGCTCCTCACTGGAGACATG GACTCTGATAGCAGATAAAGGAGACTCTCTGGTCCAGTGTGCTGACTTCAGAAGCTGCCTGCCTACCCAAGATGCACTAGTGTCCCCAGGGCCGCTGGCTGTCATGCAGGGCCGCAACCTTAA TGCTGGTCGGCTGGCGTCCCGTCTCTCCTCCACCCCGCACCACCTGCAGCAGAGCATGACGATGGCCTTCCTGGAGAATCAGCTGGCGTCTGCTCTGACTCTGCAGTCAGCGCAGGAGTATCGTTACTGGCTGCTCATTTACGCGCGCTTCCTCGTCAACGAAG GCTCAGAGTATCGTCTCAGAGAACTCTGTAAGGAACTGCTGGGTCCCGTCCACAAATCAGCGGCCACAGCCTGGGAGCCCACGACTCTG GGTCTACGTAAGCGTGAGCTGCTGCGGGAGGTTTTACCCGTCATCGTTGAAAACTTGCGATTCCAGAGACTGTTCACTGAATACCAGGACCAGCTGGAGCTGCTGCGCAACAAATAA
- the hira gene encoding protein HIRA isoform X2, with translation MKLLKPSWVSHNGKPIFSVDIHPDGTKFATGGQGEDSGKVMIWNMAPVLREDDEKNENIPKMLCQMDNHLACVNCVRWSNNGLYLASGGDDKLVMVWKRAAFIGPSTVFGSSSKLANVEQWRCVTILRNHTGDVMDVAWSPHDVWLASCSVDNTIVIWNARKFPEMVTWLRGHTGLVKGLTWDPVGKYIASQADDHSLRVWRTMDWQMEANITKPFSECGGTTHVLRLSWSPDGQYLVSAHAMNNSGPTAQIVERDGWKTNMDFVGHRKAVTVVKFNPKIFKKKQKNGSAPKPGCPYCCCAVGSKDRSLSVWLTSLKRPLVVIHDLFDKSIMDISWTLTGLGMLVCSMDGTVAYLDFSLDELGDPLNEEEKNSIHQNIYGKSLAITSTEAQLSTTIIENPEMLKYQQERQNSAQANSGPGSTGPESSAPKLNSVMNGESLEDIRKNLLKKQVETRTADGRRRITPLCIAQLDTGDFSPALFNSAPILPSGSSMSNQLTPQLSSDSSPGQATSLGLRPSHDPMLTSPPPNSTAKGLEDNKEGLKASLLLTSASKIEPMKALDSRFTERSKATPGVTAAISSITGLTPLDRPKDGISALKDVKTKDETSSDSEDKMASINKNLSFSKRKPEMLMDGGEVVEKRKKGRPRKDKMAAPMAQPFTQIISPAEREPSRVAAPPAPPAALKLPTPSIKKAFSLQVSMEPSVFLEVENEVSLVAGSKLSQLRCSRDGRDWNTLLPSSVVTAAGSSDVIAVACQDRMLSVFSSCGRRLLPAIQLPAPVSALHCTAHFVMALTAGATLSVWDVQKQKALVKNESLLTILSGADTTVSQSLLTQQGVPVIGLSNGKSYCFSSSLETWTLIADKGDSLVQCADFRSCLPTQDALVSPGPLAVMQGRNLNAGRLASRLSSTPHHLQQSMTMAFLENQLASALTLQSAQEYRYWLLIYARFLVNEGSEYRLRELCKELLGPVHKSAATAWEPTTLGLRKRELLREVLPVIVENLRFQRLFTEYQDQLELLRNK, from the exons GCAAACCCATATTTTCAGTTGACATCCACCCTGATGGGACAAAATTTGCAACTGGTGGGCAAG GAGAGGATTCTGGCAAGGTGATGATCTGGAACATGGCCCCAGTCCTTAGAGAGGATGACGAGAAGAATGAGAATATTCCCAAAATGCTGTGCCAGATGGACAATCACCTAG CCTGTGTGAACTGTGTGCGCTGGTCCAACAACGGGCTGTACCTGGCGTCAGGAGGAGACGACAAGCTGGTCATGGTGTGGAAGAGAGCTGC ATTCATCGGTCCAAGCACAGTGTTTGGGTCGAGCAGTAAGCTGGCCAATGTGGAGCAGTGGCGGTGTGTTACCATCCTGAGGAACCACACTGGAG aTGTGATGGACGTGGCTTGGTCTCCACATGACGTGTGGCTGGCCTCCTGCAGCGTGGACAACACCATTGTCATCTGGAACGCTCGCAAATTTCCAG AGATGGTGACATGGCTGCGAGGACACACTGGGTTGGTTAAAGGTCTGACGTGGGATCCGGTGGGGAAATACATCGCCTCCCAGGCCGACGACCACAGCCTTAGAGTGTGGAGGACCATGGACTGGCAGATGGAGGCCAACATCACCAAGCCCTTCAGCGAG TGCGGCGGGACGACCCATGTCCTGCGTCTCTCCTGGTCTCCAGATGGCCAGTACCTGGTATCAGCTCACGCCATGAACAACTCCGGTCCCACTGCACAGATCGTAGAGAGAGACGGCTGGAAGACTAATATGGACTTTGTGGGCCACCGTAAAGCTGTCACTGTGGTG AAATTCAACCCAAAGATTTTtaagaagaaacagaagaacGGCAGCGCTCCAAAACCCGGCTGTCCGTATTGCTGCTGCGCTGTCGGCAGCAAAGACCGATCGCTCTCCGTCTGG CTGACCTCTCTGAAGCGTCCCCTGGTGGTCATCCACGATCTGTTTGATAAATCAATAATGGACATTTCCTG GACTCTGACAGGTCTGGGGATGTTAGTGTGTTCGATGGACGGCACTGTGGCCTACCTGGACTTCTCGCTGGATGAACTGGGAGACCCACTGAACGAGGAGGAGAAG AACAGCATCCATCAGAACATTTATGGTAAGAGTCTGGCTATAACCAGCACCGAGGCTCAGCTCTCCACCACCATCATCGAAAACCCAGAGATGCTCAAATACCAGCAGGAGCGACAGAACTCGGCCCAGGCCAACTCGGGGCCAGGAAGCACCGGGCCCGAATCCTCAGCCCCCAAACTCAACAGTGTGATGAACGGAGAGTCTTTGGAGGACATCCGGAAG AACCTTCTGAAGAAGCAGGTGGAGACGAGAACCGCAGACGGCAGAAGACGAATCACACCGCTCTGCATCGCTCAGCTGGACACGGG GGATTTCTCGCCGGCGCTGTTCAACAGCGCTCCCATCCTGCCCTCGGGCTCCTCCATGTCCAACCAGCTCACCCCCCAGCTCAGCTCCGACTCCAGCCCAGGACAGGCCACTTCTCTGGGGCTTAGGCCCAGTCATGACCCAATGCTCACCTCGCCTCCACCCAACAGCACCGCCAAGGGGCTCGAAGACAACAAGGAGGG TTTGAAGGCCAGCCTTCTGCTCACTTCTGCATCCAAGATCGAGCCAATGAAAGCTTTGGACTCCAGGTTCACGGAGCGGTCGAAGGCCACACCGGGGGTCACAGCCGCCATCTCCTCCATTACTGGACTCACGCCTCTAGACAG GCCAAAAGACGGCATCTCAGCCCTGAAAGACGTAAAAACGAAAGATGAAACCAGCAGTGACAGCGAGGACAAGATGGCCTCCATCAACAAAAACTTGTCGTTCAGTAAGAGGAAACCTGAGATGCTGATGGATGGAGGAGAGGTggtggagaagaggaaaaagggacGGCCTAGGAAAGACAAGATGGCTGCACCCATGGCCCAACCCTTCACGCAG ATAATTTCTCCAGCAGAGCGGGAACCCAGCAGGGTGGCAGCTCCTCCCGCTCCTCCAGCTGCTCTCAAACTACCAACGCCCAGTATAAAGAAGGCCTTCAGTCTGCAG gtgagcATGGAGCCGTCAGTGTTCCTTGAGGTGGAGAACGAGGTGTCGCTGGTTGCGGGTTCAAAGCTCAGCCAGCTGCGATGCTCCAGAGACGGACGAGACTGGAACACACTACTGCCTAGCTCAGTGGTCACTGCCGCAGGGAGCAG TGACGTTATCGCAGTTGCCTGTCAGGACAGGATGTTGTCGGTGTTCTCTTCCTGTGGGCGGCGGCTCCTTCCTGCCATCCAGCTGCCCGCGCCGGTGTCAGCTCTGCACTGCACCGCCCACTTCGTCATGGCCCTGACAGCTGGAGCGACGCTGTCCGTCTG GGACGTTCAGAAACAAAAGGCTCTGGTGAAGAACGAGTCCCTGCTGACTATTTTATCTG GTGCAGATACCACAGTGTCTCAGTCTCTGCTGACCCAGCAGGGAGTTCCAGTCATTGGACTATCCAACGGGAAGTCCTACTGCTTCAGCTCCTCACTGGAGACATG GACTCTGATAGCAGATAAAGGAGACTCTCTGGTCCAGTGTGCTGACTTCAGAAGCTGCCTGCCTACCCAAGATGCACTAGTGTCCCCAGGGCCGCTGGCTGTCATGCAGGGCCGCAACCTTAA TGCTGGTCGGCTGGCGTCCCGTCTCTCCTCCACCCCGCACCACCTGCAGCAGAGCATGACGATGGCCTTCCTGGAGAATCAGCTGGCGTCTGCTCTGACTCTGCAGTCAGCGCAGGAGTATCGTTACTGGCTGCTCATTTACGCGCGCTTCCTCGTCAACGAAG GCTCAGAGTATCGTCTCAGAGAACTCTGTAAGGAACTGCTGGGTCCCGTCCACAAATCAGCGGCCACAGCCTGGGAGCCCACGACTCTG GGTCTACGTAAGCGTGAGCTGCTGCGGGAGGTTTTACCCGTCATCGTTGAAAACTTGCGATTCCAGAGACTGTTCACTGAATACCAGGACCAGCTGGAGCTGCTGCGCAACAAATAA
- the LOC116689055 gene encoding ecto-ADP-ribosyltransferase 5 isoform X1: protein MAMMVVLAAVLLSYGVSTGNAMKMPSKPGAVAGENSELPLDMAKNSVDDMYDKCKDKMKEKATRYLENEKNKDKKFKEVWDSTEEYVLNNFNEGKTDLLEKYQLVALYYYTSGKNNAYRDFNDKVRTQRPEYKTNFGYHALHFHLTTAIQTLQKERKMNKKCLTGYRRVNLYFSQDVQNKEIRFGAFTSASTEGYLNKNKFGDKSCFEILTCMGADISHYSKFKESEVLIPPYEVFKVVKIKKRTKQKPDLPCEVVYKVESTRSFSNLNCTLVTK, encoded by the exons TGCTTCTCTCTTACGGAGTCTCTACAGGAAACGCAATG AAGATGCCCAGTAAACCTGGTGCTGTTGCTGGGGAAAACAGTGAGCTTCCACTGGACATGGCTAAAAACTCTGTTGACGACATGTACGATAAGTGCAAAGATAAAATGAAGGAGAAGGCAACACGGTACCTGGAGAATGAgaagaacaaagacaaaaagttcAAAGAAGTCTGGGACAGCACAGAGGAATATGTACTCAATAACTTTAATGAAGGGAAAACCGATTTACTAGAAAAGTATCAGCTTGTAGCTCTTTATTATTACACTTCTGGCAAAAACAACGCGTATCGTGATTTTAACGATAAAGTTCGAACCCAGAGACCTGAGTATAAGACCAACTTTGGGTATCACGCACTTCACTTTCACTTGACTACTGCCATTCAAACtcttcaaaaagaaagaaagatgaataaaaaatgtcTCACTGGCTACCGTAGAGTTAACTTGTACTTCAGCCAAGATGTTCAAAACAAAGAGATTCGATTTGGCGCTTTCACCTCAGCCTCAACGGAGGGTTACCTCAACAAAAATAAGTTCGGAGACAAGTCATGCTTTGAGATTCTCACGTGCATGGGAGCAGATATCTCCCATTATTCTAAATTTAAGGAATCAGAAGTGCTGATTCCTCCCTATGAGGTCTTTAAAGTTGTAAAGATAAAGAAGAGGACAAAGCAGAAGCCAGATCTTCCATGTGAGGTAGTCTACAAAGTGGAGAGTACACGCTCTTTTTCCAACTTGAATTGTACTCTTGTTACGAAGTAA
- the LOC116689057 gene encoding ecto-ADP-ribosyltransferase 5 (The sequence of the model RefSeq protein was modified relative to this genomic sequence to represent the inferred CDS: added 60 bases not found in genome assembly): MMVIFAAVLLAYVVSSVIAMMTGEKSELPLDMAENSVDDMYDGCEDKMKEKATRYLENEKNNNIFFKDVWDSSEKYVLYKVDERKTNLLENDQLVALYYYTSGKGNAYLDLNDKVRTQGPEYETKFGYRALHFHLTTAIQTLQKDRAIDHKECITGYRRVGRYFSQDVQNKEIRFGAFTSASTEGYLNKNTFGDKSCFEILTCMGADISRYSIYEEAEVLIPPYEVFKVVEIKKRTMHTDLPCEVVYKVNSTRSVSKLNCALVKK; the protein is encoded by the coding sequence ATGACTGGGGAAAAAAGTGAGCTTCCACTGGACATGGCTGAAAACTCTGTTGACGACATGTACGATGGGTGCGAAGATAAAATGAAGGAGAAGGCAACACGGTACCTGGAGAACGAGAAGAATAACAACATCTTCTTCAAAGATGTCTGGGACAGCTCAGAGAAATATGTACTCTATAAAGTTGATGAACGGAAAACCAATTTACTAGAAAATGATCAGCTTGTAGCTCTTTATTATTACACTTCCGGAAAAGGAAATGCGTATCTTGATTTAAACGATAAAGTTCGAACCCAGGGACCTGAGTATGAGACCAAATTCGGGTATCGCGCACTTCACTTTCACTTGACTACTGCCATTCAAACTCTTCAAAAAGACAGAGCGATTGATCATAAAGAATGTATCACTGGCTACCGCAGAGTCGGCAGGTACTTCAGCCAAGATGTTCAAAACAAAGAGATTCGCTTTGGCGCTTTCACCTCAGCCTCAACGGAGGGTTACCTCAACAAAAATACGTTTGGAGACAAGTCATGCTTTGAGATTCTCACGTGCATGGGAGCAGATATCTCCCGTTATTCTATATATGAAGAAGCAGAAGTGCTGATTCCTCCCTATGAGGTCTTTAAAGTTGTAGAGATAAAGAAGAGGACAATGCACACAGATCTTCCATGTGAGGTAGTCTATAAAGTGAATAGTACACGCTCTGTTTCCAAGCTGAATTGTGCTCTTGTTAAGAAGTAA
- the LOC116689056 gene encoding ecto-ADP-ribosyltransferase 5: protein MAMMVVLAAVLLSYGVSTGIAMMADKSDAVTWENSVLPLDMAENSVDDMYDGCKDKMKEMATQYLKKEKKNNNIFKDVWDSSEKCVLDKFKKRKTNSLEKHQLVALYYYTSGKGNAYLDFNNEVRTQRPVYKTKFGYHALHFYLTTAIRTLQKEREIKNEKCLTGYRRVDKYFSQDVQNKEIRFGSFTSASRLGYIKPELYGEKSCFEINTCMGADVSLYSKFGEAEAEVLIPPYEVFKVLDIKKRSMQPDLPCEVVYKVKSTELPVSKLNCTLVTK from the exons ATGGCAATGATGGTCGTTTTGGCAGCAGTGCTTCTCTCTTATGGAGTCTCTACAGGAATCGCAATG ATGGCTGATAAATCTGACGCTGTTACTTGGGAAAACAGTGTGCTTCCCCTGGACATGGCTGAAAACTCTGTTGACGACATGTACGATGGGTGCAAAGATAAAATGAAGGAGATGGCAACACAATAcctgaagaaggagaagaagaacaacaacatCTTCAAAGATGTCTGGGACAGCTCAGAGAAATGTGTACTCGATAAATTTAAGAAAAGGAAAACTAATTCACTAGAAAAACATCAGCTCGTAGCTCTTTATTATTACACTTCTGGCAAAGGCAATGCGTATCTTGATTTCAACAATGAAGTTCGAACCCAGAGACCTGTGTATAAGACCAAATTTGGGTATCACGCACTTCACTTTTACTTGACTACTGCCATTCGTACTCttcaaaaagaaagagagattaaGAATGAAAAATGTCTCACTGGCTACCGCAGAGTGGACAAGTACTTTAGCCAAGATGTTCAAAACAAAGAGATTCGCTTTGGCTCTTTCACCTCAGCCTCAAGGCTTGGTTACATCAAACCAGAACTTTACGGAGAAAAGTCATGCTTTGAGATTAACACGTGCATGGGAGCAGATGTCTCCCTTTATTCTAAATTCGGGGAAGCAGAAGCAGAAGTGCTGATTCCTCCCTATGAGGTCTTTAAAGTCCTAGACATAAAAAAGAGGTCGATGCAGCCAGATCTTCCATGTGAGGTGGTCTATAAAGTGAAGAGTACAGAGTTACCTGTTTCCAAGCTGAATTGTACTCTTGTTACGAAGTAA